A genomic region of Rhodanobacter sp. contains the following coding sequences:
- the recG gene encoding ATP-dependent DNA helicase RecG produces the protein MTSAAVATDAGTSPAASLPGVGPALAALLHKLGLERVQDLWFHLPLRYEDRTRVSAIADLRPGQAAQVVGTVEAVERGFRYRPQLKVAIADDARQGLQLRFFHFNRAQAEQLVPGARLLCFGEVRHAAQGLEMVHPQYRRLAAGEDVVLEDRLSPVYPTTEGLGQKRLAGVIAKALALLPAESVLELIPPVLCTAHGLASLRDALLTVHRPPPDARLDLLLRGCHPAQQRLAFEELLTQHLSLKRMRAAMQQRKAPRLASMGSLRERLLAALPFALTAAQRRVDAEVRRDLAQASPMLRLVQGDVGSGKTVVAALAALAAVESGHQVALMAPTELLAEQHLRNFRHWLAPLGVDVEWLAGKQQGRAREAAMRRVAEGAPVTVGTHALMQEGVEFARLGLVIVDEQHRFGVQQRLALHDKGADRARGEVPHQLVLTATPIPRTLAMSAYADLDVSAIDELPPGRTPVQTVAVSNARRAEVIERIRAACAEGRQAYWVCTLIEESEQLRAQAAEVAHAELSMALADCKVGLIHGRLKPKDKQAVMDAFKAGELAVLVATTVIEVGVDVPNASLMVIENSERLGLAQLHQLRGRVGRGAVASNCVLLYQPPLGQLARERLAVMRETNDGFRIAEKDLELRGPGEVLGTRQTGQLSFRIADLSRDAHLLPAVQQVGERLLTDHPRDADRLIARWIGGAARYARA, from the coding sequence ATGACGAGCGCCGCCGTCGCGACGGATGCAGGCACATCGCCCGCGGCCAGCCTGCCGGGCGTAGGGCCGGCGCTCGCGGCCTTGCTGCACAAGCTGGGGCTGGAGCGTGTGCAGGACCTGTGGTTTCACCTGCCGCTGCGCTATGAGGACCGCACCCGCGTCAGCGCCATCGCCGATCTGCGCCCCGGGCAGGCTGCGCAGGTGGTGGGCACGGTCGAGGCGGTAGAGCGGGGCTTCCGCTATCGTCCGCAGTTGAAGGTGGCGATCGCCGACGATGCGCGGCAGGGCCTGCAGCTGCGCTTCTTCCACTTCAATCGCGCGCAGGCCGAGCAGCTTGTGCCGGGCGCGCGCCTGCTCTGCTTCGGCGAAGTGCGCCACGCCGCGCAAGGGCTGGAGATGGTGCACCCGCAATACCGCCGGCTGGCGGCGGGCGAGGATGTGGTGCTGGAAGACCGGCTGAGCCCGGTCTATCCGACCACCGAGGGGCTGGGCCAGAAGCGCCTGGCCGGGGTGATCGCCAAGGCGCTGGCGTTGCTGCCGGCGGAGTCGGTGCTGGAATTGATTCCGCCCGTGCTTTGCACGGCGCACGGCCTCGCGTCGTTGCGCGACGCGCTGCTCACCGTGCACCGGCCGCCGCCCGATGCGCGCCTCGACCTGTTGTTGCGCGGCTGTCATCCCGCACAGCAGCGCCTGGCCTTCGAGGAGTTGCTGACCCAGCACCTGAGCCTGAAGCGCATGCGTGCCGCCATGCAGCAGCGCAAGGCGCCGCGGCTTGCCTCCATGGGATCGCTGCGCGAGCGCTTGCTGGCCGCGCTGCCGTTCGCGCTCACGGCGGCGCAGCGGCGCGTGGATGCGGAGGTGCGCCGCGATCTGGCGCAGGCCAGCCCGATGCTCCGGCTGGTGCAGGGCGACGTGGGTTCGGGCAAGACCGTGGTGGCCGCGCTGGCGGCGTTGGCTGCGGTGGAATCGGGCCATCAGGTGGCACTGATGGCGCCCACCGAGTTGCTGGCCGAGCAGCACCTGCGCAACTTCCGCCACTGGCTGGCGCCGCTGGGCGTGGACGTGGAATGGCTGGCCGGCAAGCAGCAAGGCCGCGCGCGCGAGGCGGCGATGCGCCGCGTGGCCGAGGGCGCGCCGGTCACCGTGGGTACGCACGCGCTGATGCAGGAGGGCGTGGAATTCGCGCGGCTGGGGCTGGTGATCGTGGACGAGCAGCACCGCTTCGGCGTGCAGCAGCGGCTCGCGCTGCACGACAAGGGCGCCGACCGCGCGCGCGGCGAGGTGCCGCACCAGTTGGTGCTCACCGCGACGCCGATTCCGCGCACGCTGGCGATGAGCGCCTACGCCGACCTCGACGTCTCCGCCATCGACGAATTGCCGCCGGGGCGCACGCCGGTGCAGACGGTGGCGGTGTCCAACGCGCGCCGCGCCGAGGTGATCGAGCGCATCCGTGCGGCCTGTGCCGAGGGCCGGCAGGCGTACTGGGTGTGTACGTTGATCGAGGAGTCCGAGCAGTTGCGTGCCCAGGCCGCCGAGGTGGCGCACGCGGAACTCTCCATGGCGCTGGCCGATTGCAAGGTGGGCCTCATCCACGGCCGGCTGAAGCCGAAGGACAAGCAGGCCGTGATGGATGCGTTCAAGGCCGGCGAGCTCGCCGTGCTGGTCGCCACCACGGTGATCGAAGTGGGTGTGGACGTGCCTAACGCCAGCCTGATGGTGATCGAGAATTCCGAGCGCCTCGGGCTGGCCCAGCTGCACCAGTTGCGCGGCCGGGTGGGGCGCGGTGCGGTGGCTTCGAACTGCGTGCTGCTGTACCAGCCGCCGCTGGGCCAGCTCGCTCGCGAGCGGCTCGCGGTGATGCGCGAAACCAACGACGGCTTCCGCATCGCCGAGAAAGATCTGGAGCTGCGCGGCCCGGGCGAGGTGCTGGGCACGCGGCAGACCGGCCAGCTCAGTTTCCGCATCGCCGACCTGTCGCGCGATGCGCACCTGCTGCCCGCCGTGCAGCAGGTCGGCGAGCGCCTGCTGACCGACCATCCGCGCGACGCGGACCGCTTGATCGCGCGCTGGATCGGCGGCGCGGCGCGCTACGCGCGGGCTTAG
- a CDS encoding nucleoside hydrolase, giving the protein MSKPQLLIDTDPGVDDALAILMAHAHADIAALSVAAGNVGLGHTVRNARTLRDLLGATFPVFPGCATPLVRVPDEDAAFVHGVDGLGDVGFPEPSAPAEDEAAALALLRLTRERPGELTLVALAPLTNLALALKLDPALPQRVKRLVVMGGAVTGHGNTGKVPAEFNVGFDPEAAHVVFEAFPAFDLVDWEATLRHGFDDAEFDGWIAAGDHRAKFFEQVFRTARDYNATHERNGVVAADALAMAVAIDPAIVLRCETRAVAVELDGRLTRGATVVDWSKRLGLPAQARIVLEVDQARFAAMVRKALGAA; this is encoded by the coding sequence ATGAGCAAGCCCCAACTGCTGATCGATACCGACCCCGGCGTGGACGACGCGCTGGCCATCCTGATGGCGCACGCGCATGCCGACATCGCGGCATTGAGCGTGGCCGCCGGCAACGTCGGTTTGGGCCACACGGTGCGTAATGCGCGCACCCTGCGCGATCTGCTGGGCGCCACCTTCCCGGTGTTTCCCGGCTGCGCCACGCCGCTGGTACGCGTCCCCGACGAGGATGCCGCCTTCGTGCACGGTGTGGATGGCCTCGGCGATGTCGGATTTCCCGAGCCGTCGGCACCGGCCGAGGACGAGGCCGCCGCGCTCGCGCTGCTGCGGCTCACGCGGGAGCGTCCCGGCGAGCTGACCCTGGTGGCGCTGGCGCCGCTGACCAACCTCGCGCTGGCGCTGAAGCTCGATCCCGCGCTGCCGCAGCGCGTGAAACGGCTGGTGGTGATGGGCGGCGCGGTGACCGGCCACGGCAACACGGGCAAGGTGCCAGCCGAGTTCAACGTGGGCTTCGACCCGGAAGCTGCGCACGTGGTGTTCGAGGCGTTCCCTGCCTTCGACCTGGTCGACTGGGAGGCCACCTTGCGTCACGGCTTCGACGACGCCGAGTTCGACGGCTGGATCGCCGCCGGCGACCATCGCGCGAAGTTCTTCGAGCAGGTGTTCCGCACCGCGCGCGACTACAACGCCACGCACGAGCGCAACGGCGTGGTAGCCGCCGACGCGCTGGCGATGGCGGTGGCGATCGACCCGGCCATCGTCCTGCGCTGCGAAACACGGGCGGTCGCCGTCGAGCTGGATGGCCGGCTCACCCGCGGCGCCACCGTGGTGGACTGGTCGAAACGGCTGGGCCTGCCGGCGCAGGCGCGGATCGTGCTGGAGGTGGACCAGGCGCGCTTCGCGGCGATGGTGCGCAAGGCCCTGGGTGCGGCTTGA
- a CDS encoding type B 50S ribosomal protein L31, producing MKPDIHPNYRPVVFQDLSSDFAFLTRSTIAAKDTVKWTDGNEYPLIKVDISSHSHPFYTGKQKTLDVGGRVDKFRKRYAQK from the coding sequence ATGAAGCCCGATATCCATCCGAATTACCGCCCGGTGGTGTTCCAGGATCTGTCGTCCGACTTCGCGTTCCTGACGCGTTCGACGATTGCCGCCAAGGACACCGTCAAGTGGACGGACGGCAACGAGTACCCGCTGATCAAGGTGGATATCTCCAGCCATTCGCATCCGTTCTACACCGGCAAGCAGAAGACGCTTGACGTCGGCGGCCGCGTCGACAAGTTCCGCAAGCGCTACGCGCAGAAGTAA
- a CDS encoding RidA family protein, with protein MPSRQIIATPQAPAAIGPYSQAVRAGDTVYFSGQIPLDPATGSLVDGDIAAQTRRVFDNLVAVAQAAGGSLAQIVRVGIYVTDLANFAEVNAVMAEYFQQPYPARSTIEVSALPKGAQVEVDAIMVLG; from the coding sequence ATGCCGTCCCGCCAGATCATCGCCACCCCGCAGGCGCCCGCCGCGATCGGTCCGTACTCGCAGGCCGTGCGTGCCGGCGACACGGTGTACTTCTCCGGGCAGATTCCGCTCGATCCGGCCACCGGCAGCCTGGTCGACGGCGACATCGCCGCGCAGACGCGGCGTGTGTTCGACAACCTGGTGGCGGTGGCGCAGGCGGCCGGCGGCTCGCTGGCGCAGATCGTGCGCGTGGGCATCTACGTCACCGATCTGGCGAACTTCGCCGAGGTGAATGCGGTGATGGCCGAGTATTTCCAGCAGCCGTATCCGGCGCGCTCCACCATCGAGGTGTCGGCGTTGCCCAAGGGCGCGCAGGTGGAGGTGGACGCGATCATGGTGCTGGGCTGA
- a CDS encoding bifunctional (p)ppGpp synthetase/guanosine-3',5'-bis(diphosphate) 3'-pyrophosphohydrolase: protein MTAATPVVIDPAALPHYVQALKDQLGYLAAPQIQRVLRAFEVGAEAHAGQTRKSGEPYITHPVAVAGILAELGMDAETIIAAILHDTLEDTALSRSALASEFGETVAELVDGVTKLDKMRFGSRQEADAESFRKMLLAMARDLRVILIKLADRLHNMRTLGAKDGPSRRRIARETLEIYAPIAQRLGMNAFKAELQDLGFRALHPDRYRVISERIRAALGNRREAMGKIESALSHRLAAEQLPAHVVGRIKSAWSIYSKMRHEHKSFAQLMDVYGFRVVVDSALDCYKALGVVHGLYKPVDRRFKDFIAIPKANGYQSLHTVLLGPFGAPIEVQIRTAEMNSVAERGVAAHWAYKTDSGPANSAQLRAREWLSSLADSQVNTASSAEFFENVKIDLFPDEVYLFTPRGDILALPRNATALDFAYAVHTDVGDHAVAARVDKKLLPLRTRLESGQLVEIITAPSAVPNPAWLESVVTGKARTAIRQYLKHLQHEDAVDFGHRMLDRALDARGSSLDAIPTEVLDRFLHEARLKRLEELLAEIALGNRMPDLVARHLLALRDGQSDDVSPGAGMALEKIRISGAERGVLSFANCCHPLPGDAITGYLSPGKGIVVHREECPNVAELRKSPERCVAIEWDRDVQGDYRAELRIEVINRPGVLATIAAAIAAANSNIENVEYVERDLAAAALLFAIEVKNRKHLAEVIRRVRRAGVVSGVYRYPL, encoded by the coding sequence ATGACCGCCGCCACGCCCGTCGTCATCGACCCCGCTGCGCTGCCGCACTACGTGCAGGCGCTCAAGGACCAGCTCGGTTATCTGGCTGCGCCGCAGATCCAGCGCGTGCTGCGCGCGTTCGAAGTCGGCGCCGAGGCGCACGCCGGCCAGACCCGCAAGAGCGGGGAGCCCTACATCACCCATCCGGTCGCCGTGGCCGGCATCCTCGCCGAACTCGGCATGGATGCCGAGACCATCATTGCGGCGATCCTGCACGACACGCTGGAAGACACCGCGCTCAGCCGCAGCGCGCTGGCCAGCGAGTTCGGCGAGACCGTGGCCGAACTGGTCGACGGCGTCACCAAGCTGGACAAGATGCGCTTCGGCAGCCGCCAGGAGGCGGACGCGGAAAGCTTCCGCAAAATGCTGCTGGCGATGGCGCGCGATCTGCGCGTGATCCTGATCAAATTGGCCGACCGGCTGCACAACATGCGCACGCTGGGTGCGAAGGACGGGCCGTCGCGCCGCCGCATCGCGCGCGAAACGCTGGAGATCTACGCGCCCATTGCGCAACGCCTCGGCATGAACGCGTTCAAGGCCGAACTGCAGGATCTCGGCTTCCGCGCGCTGCATCCGGATCGTTACCGCGTCATCAGCGAGCGCATCCGTGCCGCGCTGGGCAATCGCCGCGAGGCGATGGGCAAGATCGAATCCGCACTGTCGCACCGGCTGGCCGCCGAGCAGTTGCCGGCGCACGTGGTGGGCCGGATCAAGTCGGCGTGGAGCATCTATTCCAAGATGCGCCATGAACACAAGAGCTTCGCCCAGTTGATGGACGTGTACGGCTTCCGCGTGGTGGTCGACAGCGCGCTGGATTGCTACAAGGCGCTGGGCGTGGTGCACGGGCTGTACAAGCCGGTGGACCGCCGCTTCAAGGATTTCATCGCGATCCCCAAGGCGAACGGCTACCAGTCGCTGCACACCGTGCTGCTGGGGCCGTTCGGTGCGCCGATCGAGGTGCAGATCCGCACCGCCGAGATGAATTCGGTGGCCGAGCGCGGCGTGGCCGCGCACTGGGCCTACAAGACCGACTCCGGCCCGGCCAACAGCGCGCAGCTGCGCGCGCGCGAATGGCTCTCCTCGCTGGCCGACAGCCAGGTCAACACGGCTTCGTCGGCCGAGTTCTTCGAGAACGTCAAGATCGACCTGTTCCCCGACGAGGTCTACCTGTTCACGCCGCGCGGCGACATCCTCGCGTTGCCGCGCAACGCCACCGCGTTGGATTTCGCCTACGCCGTGCACACCGACGTGGGCGATCACGCGGTGGCCGCCCGCGTGGACAAGAAGCTGTTGCCGCTCCGCACGCGGCTGGAGTCCGGCCAACTGGTGGAGATCATCACCGCGCCGTCGGCGGTGCCGAATCCGGCGTGGCTGGAGTCGGTGGTCACCGGCAAGGCGCGCACCGCGATCCGCCAGTACCTGAAACACCTTCAGCACGAGGATGCGGTGGACTTCGGCCATCGCATGCTGGATCGCGCGCTGGATGCGCGCGGCAGCAGCCTGGATGCGATTCCGACCGAGGTGCTGGACCGCTTCCTGCACGAGGCGCGGCTCAAGCGGCTGGAGGAGTTGCTGGCCGAAATCGCGCTCGGCAACCGCATGCCGGACCTGGTGGCGCGCCACCTGCTGGCGCTGCGCGACGGGCAGTCCGACGACGTCTCGCCCGGCGCCGGCATGGCGCTCGAGAAGATCCGCATCAGCGGCGCCGAACGCGGCGTGCTCAGCTTCGCCAACTGCTGCCATCCGCTGCCGGGCGACGCCATCACCGGCTACCTGTCGCCGGGCAAGGGCATCGTGGTGCACCGCGAGGAGTGCCCGAACGTGGCCGAGCTGCGCAAGTCGCCCGAGCGCTGCGTGGCGATCGAATGGGATCGCGACGTGCAGGGCGACTACCGCGCCGAACTGCGCATCGAGGTGATCAACCGCCCCGGCGTGCTTGCGACCATCGCCGCGGCGATCGCGGCGGCCAACTCCAACATCGAGAACGTGGAGTACGTCGAGCGCGACCTCGCCGCCGCCGCCTTGCTGTTCGCCATCGAGGTGAAGAACCGCAAGCACCTCGCCGAGGTGATCCGCCGCGTGCGCCGCGCCGGCGTGGTGAGCGGCGTCTACCGTTATCCGCTTTGA
- a CDS encoding citrate synthase: MSDPKTVKLVDESTERSSTMPLVSGTLGPACIDISTLYKDTGHFTYDVGYGSTASTKSAITYIDGDQGVLLYRGYPIEQLAENSSFLEVAYLLLNGELPKKEEFASFENDITHHTMMPESHKRFFEGFHHDAHPMAMLAASVASLSAFYHDDLDVDNAEDRKLAAIRLIAKMPTIAAACHRYSIDRSFRYPRNNLEYVDRFLHMMFEVPSEPLQMSPVAAKALDLLFILHADHEQNASTSTVRLVGSTGANPYASIAAGITALWGPAHGGANEAVLKMLEEIGSPDKVETAVKRAKDKNDNFRLMGFGHRVYKNFDPRAKIIREMCHKVLAELGVNDPLLDVAMKLEEAALKDEYFVERKLYPNVDFYSGIIYKALGIPTEMFTVMFAIARTAGWISHWIEQHETPGSRIGRPRQIYTGHAVRDYAAFDKR; the protein is encoded by the coding sequence GTGTCCGATCCCAAGACTGTGAAGCTGGTGGACGAGTCGACCGAGCGCAGCAGCACCATGCCGCTGGTCTCCGGCACCCTCGGCCCGGCCTGCATCGACATCAGCACGTTGTACAAGGACACCGGCCACTTCACCTACGACGTCGGCTACGGCTCGACCGCCAGCACCAAGAGCGCGATCACCTACATCGACGGCGACCAGGGCGTGCTGCTGTATCGCGGCTACCCGATCGAGCAGCTGGCCGAGAATTCCAGCTTCCTCGAAGTGGCCTACCTGCTGCTCAACGGCGAGCTGCCGAAGAAGGAGGAGTTCGCTTCCTTCGAGAACGACATCACGCATCACACGATGATGCCCGAGTCGCACAAGCGCTTCTTCGAGGGCTTCCACCACGATGCGCATCCGATGGCCATGCTGGCCGCGTCGGTCGCCTCGCTGTCCGCCTTCTACCACGACGACCTGGACGTCGATAACGCGGAAGACCGCAAGCTGGCCGCGATCCGCCTGATCGCCAAGATGCCGACGATCGCCGCCGCCTGCCACCGCTACTCGATCGACCGGTCGTTCCGCTACCCGCGCAACAACCTCGAATACGTCGACCGCTTCCTGCACATGATGTTCGAGGTGCCGAGCGAGCCGCTGCAGATGAGCCCGGTGGCCGCCAAGGCGCTGGACCTGCTGTTCATCCTGCATGCCGACCACGAGCAGAACGCCTCGACCTCCACCGTGCGCCTGGTCGGCTCCACCGGCGCCAATCCGTATGCCTCCATCGCCGCGGGCATCACCGCGCTGTGGGGTCCCGCGCACGGCGGCGCCAACGAGGCGGTGCTGAAGATGCTGGAAGAGATCGGCTCGCCGGACAAGGTGGAAACCGCGGTCAAGCGCGCCAAGGACAAGAACGACAACTTCCGCCTGATGGGCTTCGGCCACCGCGTGTACAAGAACTTCGACCCGCGCGCGAAGATCATCCGCGAGATGTGCCACAAGGTGCTGGCCGAGCTGGGTGTCAACGACCCGCTGCTGGACGTGGCGATGAAGCTGGAAGAGGCGGCGCTGAAGGACGAGTACTTCGTCGAGCGCAAGCTGTACCCGAACGTCGATTTCTACTCCGGCATCATCTACAAGGCGCTGGGCATCCCCACCGAGATGTTCACCGTGATGTTCGCCATCGCGCGCACCGCCGGCTGGATCTCGCATTGGATCGAGCAGCACGAGACTCCCGGTTCGCGCATCGGCCGTCCGCGCCAGATCTACACCGGCCACGCCGTGCGCGACTACGCGGCTTTCGACAAGCGCTGA
- the rpoZ gene encoding DNA-directed RNA polymerase subunit omega, producing MARITVEDCLEVVDNRFELVLMATKRARQLAKGAEPAVNPNNDKPSVLALREIAGRRIDQATIDEIDKAERERAEREALEWAAAEVDDDLSKVGDD from the coding sequence ATGGCACGCATTACCGTGGAAGACTGCCTCGAGGTGGTCGACAACCGATTCGAGCTGGTGTTGATGGCGACCAAGCGCGCCCGCCAGCTCGCCAAGGGCGCCGAACCGGCCGTCAACCCGAACAATGACAAGCCGTCGGTGCTGGCGCTGCGCGAGATCGCTGGCCGCCGCATCGACCAGGCCACCATCGACGAGATCGACAAGGCCGAGCGCGAGCGCGCCGAGCGCGAGGCGCTGGAGTGGGCCGCCGCCGAGGTGGACGACGACCTTTCCAAGGTCGGCGACGATTGA